From Ignatzschineria sp. RMDPL8A, a single genomic window includes:
- a CDS encoding MFS transporter gives MIPYITLKSISRGTLSPVLLIALVMFPQIVETIYSPALPLIAERFNVSQIVATQTLSCYFLAFALGVMVWGILCDLIGRRLSVLLALLLYTLATLIALLAPSFSMLLLARIAMAFSAAIGSIGTQTMIRDQLSGDALRKLFSVIGIALALSPMIGLILGAFMSSLGGVEAIFSLLNLIGVILLCWCMFSLPETKVQPPSMPKIMPLLGSMIRSRHIWKCTLLIASFNIMLFSYYQLAPFMFDRLNLPRSLYGFSGIFLGIGTFIGAYSNRYLIKRSIDGDRLILLAIGLSLLSSLLLKSLESKPIFVLPMMGIMIAYSIAIPNLLTIALKDYQHALGSAGAILGLFYYALIGLGLILAGTTGSLGLVLIPLSLMALLIFKL, from the coding sequence ATGATCCCTTACATCACCCTCAAATCCATCAGCCGCGGAACACTTTCACCGGTTCTTCTCATTGCGCTCGTGATGTTTCCACAGATTGTTGAAACCATCTATAGCCCCGCATTGCCGCTCATTGCTGAACGTTTTAACGTCTCACAAATCGTCGCAACGCAAACGCTCTCATGCTATTTTCTCGCCTTTGCCCTAGGGGTGATGGTGTGGGGAATTTTATGCGATCTCATCGGCCGCCGTCTCTCGGTATTGCTCGCTCTGTTACTCTATACACTCGCAACGCTAATCGCACTGTTGGCGCCTTCGTTTTCCATGCTACTTCTTGCAAGAATTGCGATGGCGTTTTCTGCCGCAATTGGCTCGATCGGCACACAGACGATGATTCGCGATCAATTGAGTGGCGATGCCCTGCGAAAGCTCTTTTCAGTCATTGGCATTGCGCTTGCCTTAAGCCCGATGATCGGCCTAATTCTAGGGGCTTTCATGAGCTCACTCGGTGGTGTAGAAGCGATCTTTTCCCTCCTCAATCTGATCGGCGTTATCCTGCTTTGCTGGTGCATGTTTTCTCTCCCTGAAACAAAGGTGCAACCGCCTTCCATGCCGAAAATCATGCCCCTTTTGGGTTCAATGATTCGATCACGGCACATTTGGAAATGTACGCTTTTAATTGCTAGCTTTAATATTATGCTCTTTAGCTATTATCAACTCGCGCCCTTTATGTTTGACCGTTTAAATCTTCCTCGCTCGCTCTATGGTTTTAGCGGGATTTTCCTCGGAATCGGCACCTTTATCGGAGCATATAGCAATCGCTATTTGATCAAACGCTCCATCGATGGCGACCGCTTAATATTGCTCGCCATTGGGCTAAGTCTGCTGAGCAGTCTCTTACTAAAAAGCTTGGAATCCAAGCCGATTTTTGTCCTGCCGATGATGGGCATTATGATTGCCTACAGCATTGCGATCCCCAATCTCCTCACCATTGCGCTCAAGGATTATCAACATGCGCTCGGATCTGCGGGAGCTATTTTAGGGCTGTTTTATTATGCATTGATTGGTCTTGGGCTCATCCTTGCCGGCACGACAGGCTCCCTTGGCCTCGTATTAATTCCGCTCTCACTCATGGCACTCTTGATTTTCAAACTATAA
- a CDS encoding cysteine ABC transporter substrate-binding protein, with translation MAQLFKRLSFALLIPLAAILASCGDDAAETKTSSTPSNEKTAIEVIKERGTLRVAVFSDKPPFGYIDRAGTPQGYDIELAKRMAKDLLGDESKVEFVPTEAQHRVDVLRSNKVDITLANFTVTPERASQVDFAAPYMKTAIGVVSPKAAPIVTVSDLDGKQLIVNKGTTSESYFAKNHASIPQLKYDHNTEAFAALKDGRGAGLAHDNTLLYAWTKENPEFEVALNQVGDVDYIAPAVKKGNAELLEWINQEIETLQNEEFFHQAYDKAVSPFYGEGVDPDNIVIDASNR, from the coding sequence ATGGCACAGTTATTTAAGCGCCTCTCTTTTGCCCTATTAATCCCATTGGCAGCGATTCTTGCAAGCTGTGGCGATGATGCGGCAGAGACGAAAACGAGCAGTACACCGAGTAACGAAAAAACCGCGATTGAAGTGATTAAAGAGCGCGGAACATTGCGGGTTGCGGTCTTTAGTGACAAACCACCGTTTGGCTATATCGATCGCGCAGGCACGCCTCAAGGGTATGATATTGAGCTCGCAAAACGCATGGCAAAAGATCTTTTAGGCGATGAGAGCAAGGTTGAATTTGTTCCCACCGAAGCGCAGCACCGCGTCGATGTTTTACGTTCCAATAAAGTGGATATTACGCTCGCAAACTTTACCGTAACGCCTGAGCGCGCCTCGCAAGTGGATTTTGCAGCGCCCTATATGAAAACGGCGATCGGCGTTGTTTCCCCGAAAGCGGCTCCGATTGTGACGGTATCTGATCTTGACGGAAAGCAGCTGATTGTCAATAAAGGTACCACTTCCGAGAGCTATTTTGCCAAAAATCATGCGAGCATTCCGCAACTTAAATATGACCATAATACCGAAGCGTTTGCAGCGCTGAAAGATGGTCGCGGTGCGGGGCTTGCCCATGACAATACACTCTTATACGCCTGGACGAAGGAAAATCCTGAGTTTGAAGTGGCGCTCAATCAAGTGGGTGATGTTGATTACATCGCGCCGGCAGTGAAAAAGGGCAATGCCGAGCTTTTAGAGTGGATTAATCAAGAGATTGAAACGCTCCAAAATGAGGAGTTTTTTCATCAAGCTTATGATAAAGCGGTGAGCCCATTTTATGGTGAAGGCGTGGATCCGGATAATATCGTGATCGATGCGAGTAATCGTTAA
- a CDS encoding amino acid ABC transporter permease — MLNSGIELLIDPLILKRLLGGFYFTLKVSLISILLSGILGTLFGVIRLSNNVVIRAVFRLYLEIVRILPTLVLLFVLYFTLPRLLDINIKGEWVGGMAFVFWGAAEMSDIVRSAIISLPKHQTESALAIGLNRFQLYRYVLLPQAFKQIMPPSLNLAARIIMTSSLLVLIGVREVIKVGKEIIEVTAFTDPAAPFWIYGAIMILFFALCYPLAKISHYLSHRKG, encoded by the coding sequence ATGCTGAATTCGGGAATTGAATTATTGATCGATCCGCTCATTTTAAAACGACTACTCGGCGGATTTTATTTCACCTTAAAAGTCTCGCTCATCTCCATTTTGTTAAGCGGAATTTTGGGAACACTATTTGGGGTGATTCGGTTAAGTAATAATGTAGTGATTCGCGCCGTTTTTAGACTCTATCTTGAAATCGTACGAATTTTGCCGACGCTTGTTCTCTTATTTGTGCTCTATTTTACCCTGCCGAGGCTCCTTGATATCAATATCAAAGGAGAATGGGTTGGGGGGATGGCCTTTGTGTTTTGGGGTGCGGCAGAGATGAGCGATATTGTGCGAAGTGCGATTATTTCGCTCCCGAAACATCAAACTGAATCGGCGCTTGCCATCGGGCTCAATCGGTTTCAGCTCTATCGTTATGTGCTGTTACCGCAGGCCTTTAAACAAATTATGCCGCCGAGTTTAAATCTGGCGGCGCGCATTATTATGACCTCTTCGCTGTTAGTGTTAATTGGCGTTCGCGAGGTGATTAAAGTGGGCAAAGAGATCATCGAAGTGACCGCTTTTACCGATCCTGCCGCCCCGTTTTGGATCTATGGTGCGATTATGATTCTGTTTTTTGCGCTCTGCTATCCGCTCGCCAAAATTTCACACTATTTAAGCCATCGTAAAGGATAA
- a CDS encoding helix-turn-helix transcriptional regulator, with product MAWIEADVEFNADRIESLIVGIASKLLRHDSGVHCHAKGQLLFSEKGAMTIMLGGLLSVLPPQRLAWIPPHLPHRVQLTEVVNYRSIYVDHEACPALPNTHLIWNVSPLLREILEVIAASPWETDWTCAPAKNWLSVLWDELDYGRVENMYLPLPTDYRLQRIDFNALPPPLHELTQTIGASDKTITRIFQKETGLGYQAWRQQWRVLKAVSLLSEGLPLMEIADQLGFASDTVFAQFFKKMTGQTPKQYCK from the coding sequence ATGGCGTGGATTGAGGCAGATGTTGAATTCAATGCGGATCGAATTGAGAGCCTGATTGTTGGGATCGCCTCGAAATTGTTGCGACACGATTCGGGAGTGCATTGCCATGCAAAAGGGCAACTGCTTTTCTCTGAAAAGGGCGCGATGACCATTATGCTTGGGGGTTTACTCTCCGTTCTTCCGCCGCAACGGTTGGCGTGGATTCCGCCTCATTTACCGCACCGGGTGCAATTGACGGAAGTGGTGAATTATCGCTCGATCTATGTGGATCATGAGGCTTGTCCGGCATTGCCAAACACGCATCTTATCTGGAATGTTTCGCCCCTGTTGAGGGAGATTTTAGAGGTGATCGCTGCATCGCCTTGGGAGACCGATTGGACGTGCGCCCCTGCAAAAAACTGGCTTTCAGTGTTGTGGGATGAGCTCGATTATGGCCGTGTAGAGAATATGTATCTGCCACTGCCGACGGATTATCGTTTACAACGGATCGATTTTAATGCGCTTCCTCCACCGCTTCACGAGCTTACGCAAACGATTGGGGCCAGCGATAAAACCATTACCCGAATTTTCCAAAAAGAGACGGGATTAGGCTATCAAGCCTGGCGGCAGCAATGGAGGGTTTTGAAGGCGGTGTCGCTCTTAAGTGAAGGGCTTCCGTTAATGGAGATTGCCGATCAATTGGGCTTTGCGAGCGATACTGTTTTCGCCCAATTTTTTAAGAAAATGACGGGGCAAACGCCTAAGCAATATTGTAAATAG
- a CDS encoding amino acid ABC transporter ATP-binding protein, with translation MTDDVTKSPANASPEALLTVRNLHKYFGEREVLKGIDLTVCRGEVVVILGPSGCGKSTLLRCLNGLETIESGSIIFKENELIAKNVKWEAVRESIGMVFQSYDLFPNMSVIENILLGPLKVQKRARAEVEAEADALLKRVGLFDRKHAYPRELSGGQKQRIAIVRALTMKPEIMLFDEVTASLDPEMVREVLDVIQELAREGMTMILVTHEMSFAERVADRIIFMDGGKIVEESSPQQFFKGPTTERAQQFLSVFDY, from the coding sequence ATGACGGACGACGTTACAAAAAGCCCTGCAAACGCCTCACCAGAAGCGCTCTTAACCGTGAGGAATCTCCATAAATATTTTGGGGAGCGTGAGGTATTAAAAGGCATCGATTTAACCGTATGTCGCGGTGAAGTGGTGGTGATTTTGGGCCCGTCAGGCTGTGGAAAGTCGACGCTTTTACGCTGTCTAAATGGTCTAGAGACGATCGAAAGTGGCAGTATTATCTTTAAAGAAAATGAGCTCATCGCGAAAAACGTAAAGTGGGAAGCGGTGCGCGAGTCGATCGGGATGGTCTTTCAAAGTTACGATCTTTTTCCCAATATGAGCGTGATTGAAAATATTTTGCTCGGCCCGTTAAAAGTACAAAAGAGAGCGCGCGCGGAAGTGGAAGCGGAAGCCGATGCGCTGTTAAAGCGGGTGGGGCTTTTTGATCGAAAACATGCCTATCCGCGAGAGCTTTCTGGCGGGCAAAAACAGCGAATTGCCATTGTGCGCGCGCTCACCATGAAGCCTGAAATTATGCTATTTGATGAGGTGACCGCGTCGCTTGACCCTGAGATGGTGCGGGAAGTACTCGATGTGATTCAGGAGCTTGCGCGCGAGGGCATGACCATGATTTTGGTGACCCATGAGATGAGTTTTGCGGAGCGGGTCGCCGATCGAATTATTTTTATGGATGGGGGAAAAATTGTTGAAGAGAGTTCGCCACAACAATTTTTCAAAGGGCCAACGACAGAGCGGGCCCAACAATTTCTCTCTGTCTTTGACTATTAA
- a CDS encoding LysR family transcriptional regulator, translating into MDLINIKNALDVPLHLLRYFYYVAKYQHFTKAADALNMTQPPLSRRIQQLEESLGVTLFHRTNREVTLTKAGEYLLEASTRMFQILDKDIDTVIRIHEGKSGIITLAFTGSTMPSLLPLILKKSRECYPDLLVHVRQLTTTQQIKALNNGSIDLGLLVPPVFDPSIETTLIRKEPYIICIPLMHPLAQETHITISDLKNEPFVMAPESAGKGYYDAVMTLCEMANFRPKVMQTAQEQTTIVSLVAANFGIAIVPEATQYFHHPGVVYRYLTETVYNKTAIAWNRQHQLSDSRLLADLIVKEFTQLNPGNPAITD; encoded by the coding sequence ATGGACTTAATTAATATAAAAAACGCATTAGACGTGCCGCTTCATCTGCTTAGGTATTTCTATTATGTGGCGAAATATCAGCATTTTACTAAAGCAGCCGATGCGTTAAATATGACTCAGCCACCGCTCTCAAGACGGATTCAACAGCTCGAAGAATCCTTAGGCGTGACGCTCTTTCATCGCACCAATCGAGAAGTGACCCTCACCAAAGCCGGCGAATATCTCCTTGAGGCGAGCACGCGCATGTTCCAAATTTTAGATAAAGATATCGATACGGTGATCCGCATTCATGAGGGGAAATCGGGGATTATCACCTTAGCGTTTACTGGCAGCACGATGCCCAGTCTGCTCCCGCTTATTTTAAAAAAATCCCGCGAATGCTATCCCGATCTTTTAGTCCACGTGCGCCAGCTCACCACGACGCAACAGATTAAAGCGCTCAATAATGGCAGCATTGATTTGGGATTACTCGTGCCCCCGGTGTTTGACCCTTCCATCGAAACGACGCTTATTCGTAAAGAGCCCTATATTATCTGCATTCCGCTCATGCATCCACTCGCGCAAGAGACCCATATCACCATTAGCGATCTTAAAAACGAGCCCTTTGTGATGGCGCCTGAATCGGCCGGAAAGGGGTATTATGATGCAGTGATGACGCTTTGCGAGATGGCCAATTTCCGCCCGAAAGTGATGCAAACGGCGCAAGAGCAAACGACGATTGTCTCTCTTGTGGCCGCCAATTTTGGCATCGCGATTGTTCCCGAAGCGACCCAATATTTCCATCATCCCGGCGTTGTCTATCGTTATTTGACGGAAACCGTTTACAACAAAACCGCCATTGCGTGGAATCGCCAACACCAACTCTCCGACAGCCGTCTCCTTGCCGATCTTATCGTCAAGGAATTTACCCAGCTCAATCCCGGCAATCCCGCCATTACAGACTAA
- a CDS encoding YaiI/YqxD family protein, producing the protein MKQIWVDADAIPNVIKEILFRAANREKVLTTLIANQWIKVPPSRYLKSMQVLQGFDVADNKIVECVNAGDLVITADIPLASDVLEKGGVALNPRGYFYDKGTIAAKLTMRDFNETLRSSGIQTKGPDPLSQKDRQDFSNALDRWLRQVKPS; encoded by the coding sequence ATGAAGCAGATCTGGGTCGATGCGGACGCCATTCCAAACGTGATTAAAGAGATTCTTTTTCGCGCCGCCAATCGTGAAAAAGTGCTCACCACGCTGATTGCCAATCAATGGATCAAAGTACCGCCATCGCGTTATCTTAAATCGATGCAGGTGCTCCAAGGATTTGATGTGGCGGATAATAAAATTGTGGAGTGCGTGAACGCAGGCGATCTTGTTATCACCGCCGATATTCCCCTTGCGAGCGACGTACTCGAAAAGGGCGGCGTAGCGCTCAATCCCCGCGGATATTTTTACGATAAAGGCACGATTGCGGCAAAACTCACCATGCGTGATTTCAATGAAACCCTACGCTCAAGCGGTATCCAAACCAAAGGCCCCGATCCCTTAAGCCAAAAAGATCGCCAAGATTTTAGCAATGCGCTTGATCGATGGTTGAGGCAGGTGAAGCCTTCTTGA
- a CDS encoding dicarboxylate/amino acid:cation symporter — MFKFKLTTWIVIALVLGAFVGYLNDQFFLPELNPALDPMEDPAHLKRLALADNISILSEMFLRFIKMIIAPLIFSTLVVGIARMGNMQVVGRVGLKTLLWFVGASFVSILVGLFFINLFNPGQYFDPHILDTLADRETGISNEGFSLRSFMHEIVPQSVVEAMATNSVLQIVVFSVFFGIACAAVGEKARRLIDVIEELSFVIIKVTSYVMNLAPVAVFAAIAALVTKEGLVPLLKLGIFIGEFYFSLAMLWLLMGFIAFLMVGKRVFRLVHYLREPFLLAFGTASSEAAYPKTLEGMNKFGVSKKISSFVLPVGYSFNLDGSMMYCAFAVIFIAQIAGIDLSFGTQVTMLLLLMVTSKGIAGVPRAALVVIAATLSTFNLPEGGVALLLAVDQFLDMGRSATNVVGNGLASVAIAKWEGELGEENPDLLPDAAVSEPNIVREQSVA, encoded by the coding sequence ATGTTTAAGTTTAAATTAACCACATGGATCGTGATCGCGCTGGTATTAGGGGCGTTCGTGGGATATTTAAATGATCAATTCTTCCTTCCGGAGCTCAATCCTGCGCTCGACCCGATGGAGGATCCCGCTCATTTAAAACGCCTAGCGCTTGCCGATAATATCTCCATTTTAAGTGAGATGTTTCTACGCTTTATTAAGATGATTATCGCCCCGCTCATCTTCTCAACCTTAGTGGTGGGCATCGCGCGCATGGGGAATATGCAGGTGGTCGGCCGCGTTGGGCTTAAAACGCTCTTATGGTTTGTCGGCGCTTCCTTTGTCTCGATTTTAGTCGGGCTCTTCTTTATCAATCTCTTCAATCCCGGGCAATATTTTGATCCGCACATTTTAGATACCCTCGCCGATCGTGAAACCGGGATCTCCAATGAAGGATTTTCGCTACGTTCCTTTATGCATGAGATTGTCCCGCAGAGCGTTGTGGAAGCGATGGCGACAAACTCCGTGCTTCAAATCGTCGTGTTTTCCGTCTTTTTTGGCATTGCTTGCGCCGCCGTTGGGGAGAAAGCGCGCCGCCTCATTGATGTTATCGAAGAGCTCTCCTTTGTCATTATTAAAGTGACCAGCTATGTGATGAATCTCGCGCCCGTTGCGGTCTTTGCCGCGATCGCCGCCTTAGTGACAAAAGAGGGATTAGTGCCACTCTTAAAGCTCGGGATTTTCATCGGTGAATTTTACTTCTCGCTTGCCATGCTCTGGCTCTTAATGGGCTTTATCGCCTTTTTAATGGTGGGCAAACGCGTCTTCCGCCTGGTGCATTATCTCCGCGAACCGTTTTTACTCGCCTTTGGGACGGCAAGCAGTGAAGCCGCCTACCCGAAAACCTTAGAAGGGATGAATAAATTTGGCGTAAGTAAAAAAATCTCCAGCTTTGTACTTCCCGTCGGCTACTCCTTTAATCTCGATGGTTCGATGATGTATTGCGCCTTTGCGGTGATCTTTATCGCCCAAATCGCCGGCATTGATCTAAGCTTCGGGACGCAAGTGACGATGTTGCTTCTCCTGATGGTCACCTCAAAAGGGATCGCCGGAGTACCACGCGCAGCGCTCGTTGTGATTGCGGCTACATTAAGCACCTTCAACCTGCCTGAAGGCGGCGTTGCGCTCCTTCTCGCGGTGGATCAATTCTTAGATATGGGCCGTTCTGCCACCAATGTCGTCGGAAATGGTCTCGCCTCAGTTGCCATTGCAAAATGGGAAGGGGAACTCGGTGAGGAAAATCCAGATCTACTGCCCGATGCCGCTGTGAGTGAGCCCAATATCGTCAGAGAACAATCGGTCGCATAA
- a CDS encoding universal stress protein yields the protein MSLKYERILIAIDGSEAAEKAFKKAVEVAKESDSTLILVHVVDIKAYPIAAAYGRTVEKHARESAEELLEKYEDKAEDMGVNKVEKVIEYGSPRALIAKTIAPKEKVDLIIVGATGLGMVERFIIGSVSESTVRHARCDVLIVR from the coding sequence ATGAGTTTAAAATATGAACGTATCTTAATCGCAATTGACGGGTCAGAAGCGGCAGAAAAAGCATTCAAAAAAGCCGTCGAAGTCGCAAAAGAGAGTGACTCTACGTTAATTTTAGTCCACGTTGTCGATATCAAAGCGTATCCCATTGCAGCTGCCTATGGTCGCACCGTTGAAAAACACGCGCGCGAAAGTGCTGAAGAGCTGTTAGAAAAATATGAAGATAAAGCGGAAGATATGGGCGTTAACAAGGTGGAGAAAGTGATCGAATACGGCTCACCTCGTGCACTGATTGCTAAAACCATCGCACCGAAAGAGAAAGTTGATCTCATTATCGTCGGCGCAACCGGTTTAGGCATGGTCGAACGTTTTATCATCGGTTCAGTGTCTGAAAGTACCGTTCGCCACGCACGTTGTGACGTACTCATCGTTCGCTAA
- a CDS encoding DUF4186 domain-containing protein gives MRNLPALFTALERSTFRSRFHLHEAEREQLKNKGIELILLEGRRFLETRLAPKSPKNDGSQTPMKGHPIFIAQHATGSCCRGCLAKWHGIAPGEALSPAEIDYLLSVLRNWLERQNVPFDPIQPSLF, from the coding sequence ATGCGAAATCTCCCAGCCCTTTTTACCGCGTTAGAGCGCTCTACGTTTCGAAGCCGTTTTCATCTTCATGAGGCCGAGCGCGAACAGCTTAAAAACAAGGGTATTGAGCTTATTTTATTAGAGGGACGGCGGTTTTTAGAGACGCGTCTTGCGCCTAAATCACCGAAAAATGATGGGTCTCAAACGCCGATGAAGGGGCATCCTATATTTATCGCGCAACACGCAACGGGAAGTTGTTGCCGGGGATGCTTAGCAAAATGGCATGGAATTGCGCCCGGGGAGGCATTATCGCCGGCAGAGATTGACTATCTTCTTAGCGTATTACGCAATTGGCTTGAGCGGCAAAATGTCCCGTTTGATCCGATTCAGCCGAGTCTATTTTAA